In the Helianthus annuus cultivar XRQ/B chromosome 11, HanXRQr2.0-SUNRISE, whole genome shotgun sequence genome, one interval contains:
- the LOC110890131 gene encoding cold-responsive protein kinase 1: MGCFSFFFNSRSDPPKGFPEFSNELSEVQNLKLYSYKELRIATDDFSPANKIGEGGFGPVYWGRLKHGKYAAIKVLSAESKQGAREFLTEIKVIYDIEHENLAKLRGCCVEGDHRILVYDYIENNSLAQTLLGSGHSNIQFSWRTRTKICIGIARGLAYLHEEVRPHIVHRDIKASNILLSKDLTPKISDFGLAKLIPANMTHVSTRVAGTIGYLAPEYAIRGQLTRKADVYSFGVLLIEIVSGRCNTNSLLPLEEQFILERTWDLYERNELVELIDTAMHGEFDVEEACKYLKIGLLCTQDITKLRPMMSTIVKMLSGQINVNDYKITKPGLISDFMDLKIRSNPNKPACANQDQKKNTYNTTTSSGSDNAEHSSASSSNTTSPSTMTYTNAWDHTR, from the exons ATGGGTTGTTTCTCTTTCTTCTTCAACAGCAGATCAGACCCACCAAAAGGATTCCCTGAATTTTCAAATG AGCTATCTGAGGTTCAGAATCTTAAACTTTACTCATACAAAGAATTAAGAATTGCTACAGATGATTTCAGCCCAGCTAACAAGATAGGGGAGGGTGGATTTGGTCCTGTTTATTGG GGAAGATTAAAACATGGGAAATATGCTGCTATAAAGGTTCTTTCTGCTGAGTCAAAACAAGGAGCAAGAGAATTCTTGACAGAAATTAAAGTCATTTACGATATCGAACATGAGAATTTAGCTAAGCTTCGCGGATGCTGTGTTGAAGGAGATCACAGGATTTTGGTGTACGATTATATCGAAAATAACAGCTTGGCTCAGACCCTTCTTG GTTCAGGGCATAGTAATATACAGTTTAGTTGGAGAACAAGAACCAAGATTTGCATTGGAATCGCTAGAGGGCTCGCGTATCTTCACGAAGAAGTGCGGCCACATATCGTTCACAGGGATATTAAAGCAAGCAATATTCTTCTTTCAAAAGATTTAACACCAAAGATTTCGGATTTTGGTCTGGCAAAGTTAATACCCGCGAATATGACCCATGTTAGCACGCGCGTGGCTGGAACAAT TGGTTATTTGGCGCCAGAATACGCGATTAGAGGCCAGTTGACGCGTAAAGCTGATGTTTATAGCTTTGGTGTTCTTCTCATAGAAATTGTTAGTGGGAGATGCAACACAAACTCATTGTTGCCTCTTGAAGAACAATTCATTCTTGAGAGG ACATGGGATCTATATGAACGAAACGAGTTGGTAGAGCTCATAGACACAGCAATGCACGGCGAGTTTGATGTAGAAGAAGCGTGTAAATACTTAAAAATCGGTCTTTTATGCACCCAAGACATCACAAAGCTTCGACCCATGATGTCAACCATTGTGAAGATGTTATCGGGTCAAATAAACGTCAACGATTACAAGATTACAAAGCCGGGCCTGATTTCAGATTTCATGGATCTCAAGATCAGAAGCAACCCTAATAAACCTGCTtgtgctaatcaagatcaaaaAAAGAACACATACAATACTACCACTTCTTCAGGTTCTGATAATGCAGAAcattcatcagcatcatcatccAACACCACATCACCATCCACCATGACATATACAAATGCATGGGATCACACTCGTTGA